The following proteins are encoded in a genomic region of Notolabrus celidotus isolate fNotCel1 chromosome 19, fNotCel1.pri, whole genome shotgun sequence:
- the prrc2b gene encoding protein PRRC2B isoform X11, which produces MSDRLGQITKSKDGKSKYSSLSLFDKYKGKSIENQKNAVVPRHGLQSLGKVATARRMPPPAHLPSLKSENKGNDPNVIIVPKDGTGWANKQEQPEQKSSIASIPQLPQLQPQLALQKSVSNLQKPLPVANQENTNTGGPKQWAQLNGKAVEQDGSRVSNRLQPFSHEEFPTLKAAGEQDRAGKERSGFDPSYGPGPSLRPQNVTSWREGGGRNLQPSSLTLGLPADPEGKITALGETGTPPVPSHPPSATGTTPSSVVTAQSPVLDPKEPSLRPAQPVRRTTVPTALQYQLHHTSTAVYHDMLPAFMCSKDTREAPGTDNVPTTVAAPARFDSKPPMRQNYAKPELVNGDVKRENRFVRPPPRLSSQPIRRPGDRPQRPAIINPEDLKDLDELDNECEDGWAGLHEEVDYSEKLKFSDDEDQDLSDKNKMWTEWERERERENCQSSLSSGEASYPQEGLEEGYSYPHHHHEPSRKTNSRYPPTDAQPQQKTQRESPADPEDHQRQAQAQAQAQAQGPARAKYMSPELSEAVERARRRREEEERRAREERLAACAEKLKRLDEKFGKTERQLSRPEEGQKEGEGKEAPLSPQSKGNHETWQYSTKDGSDVPPDHSSSHSYREEPGFSNYRGSEDESQEPSSPSEEYSGPHPSKPIPPRFQKQPQQQQQQQHHQQQQQQQQQQQQQQQQQQQQQQQQQQQQQQQQQQQQEQAYKMQHWQQQSGHPPSSGSSHSQRGYYPPHVLGFDPRWMMMPPFMDPRMTQGRSPVDYYPGAVHSSGMMKPMMHQDHLNSPGSDEGCHPNVHQERRTPSTEPYPMWNQDGYPLRSFTPPYQRQHESSDSGQLDDRSDLAGSQQDSYEDRGNECLTQDDLPHHGYQSRGSEREHRHPDQGLLTTAQNLSQNHADGDYPKQDSRDKHLKDGPESHDEILEGSKDNWKRDGGQKQDERLSSAQGQWSEASSSSSSSVSQPSETSGRTLIRRTGPIKKPVLKALKVEDKENEKPKPEPEEKTVPYRLEKEILTNVYDLKKDNQPASNRRSASPVVEKQPEERQRQSPAPTKTERPLSTHSDDSPKESTWECNKSQSPRESQESREAHAPRRNNWIFIDEEQAFGSVRGTGRGRSRGFREFNSRGGTRGGRGGDNLRGAYNNNNNRSEAQRAGRGRATPRDLVKAEEFQRGKPRRRNVSETLSEASEYEELPKRRRQKGSENGEGYTDSGEARKADRESWRSNKVYTDDQAAQDPRDKTKSSRSFGGRMLPPRLNTTGGYNRGFGGSREMSSWRGRGPQFSGSGGSMQENGYGPGAETTYSRRPPVEREALKYAPKFTGSFMENGTEEREGEYYFDNDNPDRQMLRRRRPPRQDKPPRFRRLRQEREPGSNQWTSEEYVNGDFANPWPTRPKGSGEESWPSGHYTGGRPNQHGQAEEWETGSENSDFGDWREKRGGSGGPAPQGHGDIPSDSGHSEPGSGEKRELCKRSFSSQRPLVERQNRKGEPSMLETGKMVRTPEPPNSSNRSDSWQNGGSCTRGPDESGQVYSIEQPDERESSEPSGKKLDKELKQGPVKTDMVEPLSQYEISSYPLEGDIGGPVSTPDGFQDALSKKQRRPQEDERRRKEQVAAVPVKNRTITSKIPPRFAKKQGSMSLEQPEEALTSNNLGTEIWETNSSALSVQSSGGDSWTKQVSYTGSEPNSEDSDAGPEHTKEQHKPGPIGNERSLKHRKGSEGVDRLEGGPITPVNGVDLHGDSVLPVPPIEFGVSAKDSDFSLPPGSTPVPVSNPVNKLQDALTTNTALNQSIPMLRSNHLQPGINLNPISFPSADLTLKMESARKAWENSQSLPEQGSPGGGASGVQPPCSVGSSSGVSYSSFGGVSMPQMPVASVAPSMSMQGSHIPPLYLDGHVFPSQPRLVPPTMTQQQTYQQAAAAQQIPISLHTSLQAQAQLGLRGGLPVSQSQEMFSSIPPFRSQVYMHPNLSQPSPMVLSGGAPLKGPYSAFPGMQPSDMVKQQSGSHYQPMNGSQQLVYDSQMNQGPGMSSSQLMDSQLIQVTMPLPGSQLRYGSAQQHLILPQSIQLQQGQNLSVGAPRRMLPPGSQAAVMTGSREGSQMEMKGFQFSDKPSHSQGMPVGSYRPGSASPSGKPSGPGGPVGPLPTHFAQQVPTAQGSMVMHMRPPTTGPFPNPIQRPVMQVNKPVIIRSPPYPNPGRDPSHSTPPSAPEPPVKGPEDGMKNKTLRDVRKAVDEIKTPPGGMTSKLQEPLPSTGQAKPARTGAIKPQAVKVEEGKA; this is translated from the exons ATCCTGAGGGTAAGATCACTGCCCTGGGTGAGACCGGCACCCCTCCGGTCCCATCTCACCCGCCCTCTGCCACCGGCACAACCCCCTCCAGCGTAGTGACGGCTCAGTCTCCGGTCCTCGACCCTAAGGAGCCCTCCCTGCGACCCGCCCAGCCTGTCCGCAGAACAACCGTCCCCACTGCCTTGCAGTACCAGCTTCACCACACCTCCACTGCTGTCTATCATGACATGTTGCCTGCATTT atgTGCTCCAAAGACACACGTGAAGCCCCGGGCACAGACAACGTTCCCACCACTGTTGCAGCCCCCGCCCGATTTGACAGCAAACCCCCCATGAGACAGAACTACGCCAAACCGGAACTCGTCAA TGGTgatgtgaagagagagaacCGCTTTGTCCGCCCTCCACCTCGACTGTCTTCTCAGCCCATCCGCAGGCCTGGCGACAGACCGCAGCGCCCAGCCATCATCAATCCAGAGGACCTGAAGGATCTGGATGAGCTCGACAATGAGTGCGAGGACGGATGGGCCG GACTCCACGAAGAAGTTGATTACAGTGAGAAGCTCAAGTTCAGTGATGACGAAGATCAAGACTTGAGTGATAAAAACAAGATGTG GACCGAATGggagagggaaagggagagagagaactgCCAATCCTCCCTCAGTTCAGGTGAGGCATCTTACCCCCAGGAGGGCCTCGAGGAGGGTTATTCTTACCCACATCACCACCACGAGCCTTCCAGGAAGACCAACAGCAGATATCCCCCCACGGATGCCCAG CCCCAGCAGAAAACTCAAAGAGAGTCACCAGCTGACCCAGAAGATCACCAGCgccaggctcaggctcaggctcaggctcaggctcagggtCCAGCAAGGGCGAAGTACATGTCACCCGAGCTGTCCGAGGCCGTCGAGAGAGCCCGCAGGCgccgggaggaggaggaaaggcgTGCCCGAGAGGAACGTCTGGCCGCCTGTGCTGAGAAACTCAAAAGGCTGGATGAGAAATTTGGGAAAACTGAAAGGCAGTTGTCGAGGCCAGAGGAGGGGCAGAAGGAAGGAGAGGGCAAAGAGGCTCCACTCTCCCCGCAGAGTAAAGGCAACCATGAGACCTGGCAATACAGCACAAAGG ATGGAAGCGATGTTCCTCCAGATCACTCCTCCAGCCACAGTTACCGTGAGGAACCAGGCTTCTCTAACTACCGTGGCAGCGAAGATGAAAGCCAGGAGCCCTCCTCCCCGTCAGAAGAGTACAGTGGACCTCACCCGTCCAAACCCATACCGCCCCGCTTCCAAAagcagccgcagcagcagcagcagcagcagcaccaccagcagcagcagcagcagcagcagcagcagcaacaacagcagcaacaacaacagcaacaacagcaacaacaacaacaacagcagcaacagcagcagcagcagcagcag GAACAAGCATACAAAATGCAGCACTGGCAGCAGCAGTCGGGCCACCCTCCCTCATCTGGCTCAAGCCACAGCCAGAGGGGCTACTATCCACCACACGTCCTTGGGTTTGATCCCCGCTGGATGATGATGCCACCATTCATGGATCCTCGCATGACCCAGGGAAGATCTCCTGTGGACTACTACCCTGGTGCTGTCCACTCTTCAG GAATGATGAAACCCATGATGCATCAAGACCACTTGAACAGTCCTGGTTCAGATGAGGGATGTCATCCCAACGTGCACCAGGAGAGACGAACCCCTTCCACTGAGCCTTACCCTATGTGGAACCAAGATGGCTACCCATTACGTAGCTTCACTCCCCCTTACCAGAGACAGCATGAGAGCTCAGATAGTGGCCAGCTGGATGACAG AAGTGATCTGGCCGGCTCTCAACAGGACTCCTACGAAGACCGGGGCAACGAGTGCTTGACTCAAGACGATCTCCCCCACCATGGTTACCAGAGTCGAGGCTCTGAAAGAGAGCACAGACACCCTGACCAAGGCTTACTCACCACTGCTCAAAACCTCTCCCAGAATCACGCAGATGGTGATTACCCAAAACAAGACTCTAGAGACAAGCACCTGAAAGATGGCCCCGAATCCCACGATGAGATCTTGGAAGGCTCAAAAGACAACTGGAAAAGAGACGGGGGACAGAAACAAGATGAAAGACTCAGCAGTGCTCAAGGCCAGTGGTCCGAAGCAAGTTCCAGTTCCAGTAGTAGTGTCAGCCAGCCGTCTGAGACCAGCGGACGCACATTGATTCGCAGAACTGGACCCATCAAGAAACCAGttctcaaagctcttaaagtGGAAGACAAAGAGAATGAGAAGCCTAAACCTGAGCCTGAGGAGAAGACTGTCCCGTACCGCCTGGAAAAAGAAATCCTTACTAATGTTTACGACCTAAAGAAAGATAACCAGCCAGCGAGCAACAGACGCTCGGCCTCACCCGTTGTTGAGAAACAGCCGGAAGAAAGGCAGCGTCAGTCACCAGCTCCTACCAAGACAGAGAGGCCCCTGAGCACCCACAGCGACGACTCCCCCAAAGAGAGCACCTGGGAATGCAACAAGAGCCAGTCACCCAGAGAGAGTCAGGAGAGCCGGGAGGCCCACGCACCACGGCGCAATAACTGGATCTTCATAGATGAAGAGCAGGCCTTTGGTTCAGTCAGGGGAACAGGCAGAGGCCGAAGCCGAGGCTTCAGGGAGTTCAACTCTAGAGGTGGAACCCGCGGTGGCCGAGGTGGAGACAATCTCAGAGGAgcttataacaacaacaacaacaggagtgAAGCTCAGCGCGCAGGCAGAGGCCGAGCAACCCCCAGGGACCTCGTCAAGGCGGAAGAGTTCCAGAGGGGCAAGCCAAGAAGGAGAAATGTCAGCGAGACTTTGAGTGAAGCCTCTGAGTATGAAGAACTGCCCAAGAGGCGACGCCAGAAGGGATCTGAGAATGGAGAAGGTTACACAGATTCTGGAGAAGCCCGTAAAGCTGACAGAGAATCTTGGAGGTCCAACAAGGTGTACACAGACGACCAGGCGGCCCAAGATCCCCGAGATAAGACAAAGTCCAGCAGGAGCTTTGGAGGCCGCATGCTACCTCCCAGACTGAACACTACTGGAGGTTACAACCGAGGCTTTGGAGGATCCAGAGAGATGTCTAGCTGGAGGGGCCGTGGACCCCAGTTTAGTGGCAGTGGTGGCTCCATGCAAGAAAACGGTTACGGCCCTGGAGCCGAGACTACATACTCCCGCAGACCCCCTGTTGAGCGCGAGGCTCTAAAGTATGCCCCCAAATTCACCGGCTCATTCATGGAAAACggcacagaggagagggaaggagaatACTACTTTGACAACGACAACCCCGACAGGCAGATGTTAAGAAGACGGCGTCCACCCCGTCAAGACAAACCTCCACGATTCCGCCGACTACGCCAAGAGCGCGAGCCCGGCTCAAACCAGTGGACAAGCGAAGAGTACGTTAATGGAGACTTCGCAAACCCTTGGCCAACTCGCCCCAAAGGCAGCGGTGAGGAAAGCTGGCCCAGCGGCCACTACACTGGCGGACGACCCAACCAACATGGTCAGGCGGAGGAATGGGAGACGGGATCTGAGAACAGTGACTTTGGTGACTGGAGAGAGAAgcgaggaggaagtggaggccCCGCACCGCAGGGTCACGGTGATATTCCCTCTGACTCCGGTCACAGTGAGCCAGGCTCTGGTGAGAAGAGGGAGCTTTGTAAGAGAAGCTTCTCCAGCCAGAGGCCACTGGTGGAGCGGCAGAACAGGAAAGGAGAGCCTTCAATGTTGGAGACGGGCAAGATGGTGCGCACACCTGAGCCACCAAACTCCTCCAACAGGAGCGACAGCTGGCAGAACGGAGGGAGTTGTACAAG AGGTCCTGATGAGTCAGGCCAAGTCTACAGCATAGAACAGCCGGATGAGAGGGAATCCAGTGAGCCCTCTGGGAAGAAACTAGACAAAGAGCTGAAGCAAGGACCTGTCAAGACCGACATGGTTGAACCTCTGTCCCAGTATGAGATCAGCAGCTACCCAC TCGAGGGAGACATTGGGGGACCAGTTTCGACTCCAGATGGATTCCAGGATGCCCTGTCCAAAAAGCAAAGGCGCCCGCAGGAAgatgagagaaggaggaaggaacAAGTAGCCGCA GTGCCGGTGAAGAACAGGACTATCACATCCAAGATACCACCACGCTTTGCCAAAAAGCAAGGCAGCATGAGCCTGGAGCAACCTGAGGAGGCGCTTACCTCCAACAACCTGGGAACAGAAATCTGGGAGACAAACAGCTCAG cTCTTTCAGTTCAGTCTTCAGGAGGAGATTCATGGACTAAACAGGTCTCCTACACTGGAAGTGAACCAAACTCTGAG GACTCTGATGCCGGCCCCGAGCACACTAAAGAGCAGCACAAGCCGGGACCCATCGGAAATGAGCGCTCCCTAAAGCACCGTAAAGGCTCCGAAGGCGTCGATCGTCTGGAAGGTGGGCCCATCACACCGGTCAATGGTGTGGACCTCCACGGGGACTCTGTGCTGCCTGTGCCGCCCATCGAATTTGGAGTCAGTGCCAAAGACTCTGATTTCAGCCTGCCACCCGGCTCCACCCCGGTGCCCGTGTCCAATCCTGTCAACAAGCTTCAGGATGCACTAACCACCAAT ACCGCCCTCAATCAGAGCATCCCCATGCTGCGATCCAATCACCTGCAGCCAGGCATAAACCTCAACCCTATCTCTTTCCCCAGTGCTGATCTCACACTCAAG ATGGAATCAGCCCGTAAAGCTTGGGAGAACTCTCAGTCCCTCCCTGAGCAGGGCTCTCCTGGCGGTGGAGCCTCTGGGGTTCAGCCTCCCTGCAGTGTCGGCTCATCCAGTGGCGTCAGCTACAGTTCATTTGGAGGAGTTTCCATGCCTCAGATGCCCGTTGCTTCTGTTGCACCTTCCATGTCCATGCAAG GTAGTCATATTCCTCCGTTGTATCTGGATGGTCATGTCTTTCCTAGCCAGCCACGCCTCGTTCCTCCCACCATGACTCAGCAGCAGACTTACCAACAG GCGGCTGCAGCCCAGCAGATCCCCATCTCCTTACACACATCTcttcaggctcaggctcagctGGGGCTCCGTGGAGGTCTACCTGTCTCTCAGTCACAAGAGATGTTCAGCTCTATTCCCCCCTTCAG GTCCCAGGTCTACATGCACCCCAACCTATCTCAGCCCAGCCCCATGGTGCTGTCTGGTGGAGCCCCTCTGAAGGGGCCGTACTCTGCTTTCCCTGGCATGCAGCCCTCAGACATGGTCAAGCAACAGTCCGGCTCACACTACCAGCCCATGAACGGCAGCCAGCAGCTTGTCTACGACAGCCAAATGAACCAGGGGCCCGGGATGAGTTCCTCCCAGCTGATGGACTCGCAGCTCATTCAG GTGACCATGCCGCTGCCCGGCTCTCAGCTGCGCTACGGCTCAGCTCAGCAACACCTCATCCTCCCGCAGTCCATCCAGCTGCAGCAGGGCCAGAACCTGTCTGTAGGAGCTCCCCGCAGGATGCTGCCGCCTGGCTCCCAGGCTGCTGTCATGACCGGCAGCCGAGAG GGCTCACAGATGGAAATGAAAGGGTTCCAGTTCTCTGACAAGCCCAGTCATTCCCAAGGCATGCCTGTGGGGTCCTATAG GCCTGGGTCTGCCAGTCCAAGTGGGAAGCCCTCTGGCCCTGGGGGGCCTGTAGGTCCTCTGCCGACACATTTTGCTCAGcag GTCCCTACCGCTCAGGGCAGCATGGTGATGCACATGCGCCCCCCCACCACTGGCCCTTTCCCCAACCCCATCCAGAGACCCGTCATGCAGGTTAACAAACCTGTTATCATCCGCTCCCCCCCTTACCCCAACCCCGGCCGCGACCCTTCCCACTCCACCCCTCCCTCTGCCCCTGAGCCCCCTGTTAAGGGGCCAGAGGATGGCATGAAG AACAAAACCCTGCGAGACGTACGCAAGGCAGTGGATGAGATCAAGACACCACCCGGGGGCATGACCAGCAAACTCCAGGAGCCCCTGCCCTCCACAGGGCAAGCCAAACCAGCACGCACTGGAGCCATCAAACCCCAGGCTGTCAAAGTAGAGGAAGGCAAGGCATAA